One part of the Tunicatimonas pelagia genome encodes these proteins:
- a CDS encoding DUF2911 domain-containing protein, translating to MKLNSLYIALSLTLCCFLSQTAFSQKALEAKPSPLNVAAMKQGDTYVKVVYSRPHKRDRKVFGGLVPYGDVWRLGANEATEITLTQDLTLGGQKLAAGTYSMYAIPEEDKWTVIFNNALGEWGHYNYDEKKDALRIEAPTSKTEETYEPFTIMFNEAGTEMIMAWEDTKVVVPVSVAA from the coding sequence ATGAAACTAAATTCTCTTTACATTGCTCTTTCCCTCACTCTCTGTTGTTTTCTTAGCCAAACAGCATTTTCTCAAAAAGCGTTAGAAGCCAAGCCTAGTCCGTTAAATGTAGCGGCCATGAAGCAAGGTGACACCTACGTTAAAGTAGTATACTCTCGTCCGCATAAGCGCGACCGTAAAGTGTTTGGTGGTTTAGTGCCCTACGGCGATGTTTGGCGATTGGGTGCTAACGAAGCTACTGAAATTACACTTACTCAAGATTTAACCCTCGGTGGGCAAAAGCTGGCAGCCGGAACATACTCAATGTATGCTATTCCGGAAGAAGATAAGTGGACGGTGATTTTTAATAACGCTCTTGGTGAGTGGGGACACTACAATTACGACGAAAAGAAGGATGCCCTTCGGATAGAAGCTCCTACTTCTAAAACCGAGGAAACCTACGAGCCATTCACCATCATGTTTAATGAGGCCGGCACCGAAATGATTATGGCTTGGGAAGATACCAAAGTAGTTGTTCCGGTTAGTGTTGCTGCTTAA
- a CDS encoding DUF5615 family PIN-like protein, whose protein sequence is MPKYLIDVNLPYYFSLWNNKEYVHQIDIEPQAKDKDIWQYAIDNHLIIITKDSDFYNRIIVTEPPPKIIHIRTGNMSMKDFHRLINSCWDEVKEMIYTYKLVIVHREYLEGVK, encoded by the coding sequence ATGCCTAAGTATTTAATTGATGTGAACCTTCCTTATTATTTCAGTCTTTGGAACAACAAGGAATACGTTCATCAGATAGATATTGAACCTCAGGCCAAAGACAAAGATATATGGCAATATGCTATTGACAACCATCTCATCATCATTACTAAAGACAGTGATTTTTATAATCGAATTATAGTTACCGAACCACCTCCTAAAATTATTCACATTCGTACTGGCAATATGAGTATGAAGGATTTTCATCGCTTAATAAATAGTTGTTGGGATGAAGTAAAAGAAATGATATATACTTACAAGCTAGTGATTGTACACAGAGAATACCTGGAAGGTGTCAAATAA
- a CDS encoding shikimate kinase, with protein sequence MKLFLIGLPGSGKSTLGKQLAEQLELPFIDLDDAIEAEAKQPIREIFAQQGEDYFRSLEQKTLVDTISQKSDFVMATGGGAPCFFDNMYHMNQAGTTIFMDIPVEVITERMEKEGVAVRPLLHELDTDNFANAYYHKFAHRLPYYRQAKLIVTAEDDLDSILDQLKS encoded by the coding sequence ATGAAACTCTTTCTAATTGGCCTGCCTGGTTCGGGGAAAAGTACGTTGGGGAAGCAATTAGCGGAGCAGCTTGAACTACCATTTATTGACCTGGACGATGCCATTGAAGCAGAAGCCAAGCAACCAATCCGGGAAATATTTGCTCAGCAGGGCGAAGATTACTTCCGTTCGCTAGAACAAAAAACATTAGTAGATACTATTTCCCAGAAATCAGATTTTGTAATGGCTACCGGAGGAGGTGCTCCCTGCTTCTTTGATAATATGTACCACATGAACCAAGCAGGGACGACCATTTTTATGGATATTCCCGTTGAGGTGATTACGGAGAGAATGGAAAAAGAAGGCGTAGCCGTTCGCCCTCTATTACACGAATTAGATACTGACAATTTTGCGAATGCCTACTACCATAAATTTGCCCATCGGTTACCGTACTATCGACAAGCGAAGCTTATCGTTACCGCTGAAGATGACTTGGATTCTATTTTAGATCAACTTAAAAGTTGA
- the folP gene encoding dihydropteroate synthase — translation MGTVIELEAESNIFFKKLTLNLRGKLVDLRQPHVMGILNVTPDSFYDGGKYHRSEQKLLSQAEQMLQEGATILDVGGYSSRPGATDITLEEEKSRVITAIELIANQLPEANISVDTFRAEVAEEALLAGACMVNDISGGELDPKMFEVVARYRVPYVLMHMRGTPQTMKQLTDYDNVVVELLDYFQRKIAQLRQRNVADIILDLGFGFAKNIDQNYFLLKNLRAFQELGLPLLAGLSRKSMIYKRLGGSPNEALNGTTVLNTIALMKGASILRVHDVKEAKEAIQLVEYMKNE, via the coding sequence TTGGGTACGGTAATTGAATTGGAAGCAGAAAGTAACATCTTTTTTAAGAAATTAACACTCAATCTGCGGGGAAAATTGGTAGACCTGCGTCAGCCCCACGTGATGGGGATTCTCAATGTCACTCCTGATTCGTTTTACGACGGTGGAAAATACCACCGAAGTGAACAAAAGCTACTCAGCCAAGCTGAGCAAATGTTGCAGGAAGGGGCAACAATACTAGATGTAGGAGGCTACTCTTCCCGACCGGGTGCCACTGATATTACGTTAGAAGAAGAGAAGTCGAGGGTTATTACCGCTATTGAACTGATTGCAAACCAACTGCCGGAGGCCAATATATCGGTCGATACGTTTCGAGCTGAGGTGGCCGAAGAAGCACTGCTGGCCGGAGCTTGCATGGTAAATGATATTTCGGGCGGAGAGCTTGATCCGAAAATGTTTGAAGTAGTCGCCCGGTATCGGGTTCCCTACGTGCTGATGCATATGCGGGGAACACCCCAAACAATGAAGCAGTTGACCGATTATGATAATGTAGTTGTTGAACTGCTAGATTATTTTCAGCGGAAAATCGCGCAACTGCGGCAACGTAACGTAGCTGACATTATTCTTGATCTGGGTTTTGGTTTTGCTAAAAACATTGACCAAAATTACTTTCTGTTGAAGAACTTGCGTGCGTTTCAGGAGTTAGGGCTTCCGTTACTGGCTGGCTTGTCGCGTAAATCAATGATTTACAAGCGGTTGGGAGGTAGCCCCAACGAAGCCTTGAACGGCACCACCGTGCTAAACACAATAGCCTTGATGAAGGGGGCTTCTATTCTGCGAGTGCACGATGTGAAAGAAGCAAAAGAGGCTATTCAATTGGTAGAATATATGAAGAACGAATAA
- a CDS encoding DUF1599 domain-containing protein yields MKEQTYREYSQVIDRCKAIFIKKTRDYGTAWRILRLPSLTDQIFIKAQRIRSIQEKGTQQVQDPVADEFIGIINYCIMALIQLELPQDTSLNISVAELEPLYDRMSKETLDLLKSKNHDYDEAWRDMRVSSMTDIILMKLLRTKQIEDNDGKTLISEGVKANYQDMINYSVFSLIKLKSND; encoded by the coding sequence TTGAAAGAGCAAACCTATCGCGAATATAGTCAAGTAATTGACCGTTGTAAAGCGATTTTCATAAAGAAAACCCGAGATTATGGCACGGCCTGGCGAATTCTTCGTCTGCCGTCGCTCACCGACCAGATTTTTATCAAAGCGCAGCGCATCCGGTCTATTCAAGAAAAGGGCACCCAGCAGGTACAAGACCCGGTAGCTGATGAGTTTATCGGGATTATTAACTACTGCATTATGGCATTAATCCAGCTAGAACTCCCGCAAGATACTTCCCTCAACATATCGGTAGCGGAACTTGAACCGCTCTACGACCGTATGTCTAAAGAAACACTAGATCTGCTAAAAAGTAAAAATCACGACTACGACGAGGCCTGGCGCGATATGCGCGTAAGCTCCATGACTGATATTATTCTAATGAAGTTGTTGCGTACCAAACAAATTGAAGATAACGACGGCAAAACGTTGATTTCCGAAGGAGTAAAAGCCAACTATCAGGATATGATAAATTACTCGGTTTTTTCACTTATAAAGTTGAAAAGTAATGATTAG
- the glmS gene encoding glutamine--fructose-6-phosphate transaminase (isomerizing), producing MCGIVAYIGSRHAHSVILKGLKRLEYRGYDSAGLALMNGNLSVYKKQGKVSDLENYLHEVGQDTLHASLGIGHTRWATHGEPNDVNAHPHYSGNKELAIIHNGIIENYDSLRTELINKGHQFESETDTEVLIHFIEDIKKHENLSLEESVRVALTRVIGAYAICIVSASEPNTLIAARKGSPLVLGLGKEKGEFFLASDATPIVEYTSDVVYLNDNEVCVIKNEKFTIKDIHTELETAPYIQTLDIELEAIEKGGFEHFMLKEIYEQPKSISDCMRGRLNAETSTMMLGGIREYIDNMVDANRIIIIGCGTSWHAGLVAEYIFEDLCRIPVEVEYASEFRYRNPVINPGDVVIAISQSGETADTLAAIELAKAQGAIVLGVCNVVGSSIARASHAGSYTHAGPEIGVASTKAFTAQLTVLTMFALLVGRKKGTLDEAFYQTLLQEMDEIPEKVEKALELNAHIKYISDIYKDATNAIYLGRGHNFPVALEGALKLKEISYIHAEGYPAAEMKHGPIALIDKEMPVVVVATQDSSYEKVVSNIQEVKARKGQVIAVVTEGDSLIANMADHVLEIPATNQLLTPLVSVIPLQLLSYHIAVLRNCNVDQPRNLAKSVTVE from the coding sequence ATGTGTGGAATTGTAGCCTATATTGGATCCCGACACGCTCATTCAGTTATACTAAAAGGCTTAAAACGCCTAGAATACCGCGGGTACGATAGTGCCGGCCTTGCTCTGATGAACGGAAACTTATCGGTATACAAAAAGCAGGGAAAAGTATCAGATTTAGAGAATTACCTACATGAGGTAGGGCAAGATACGTTGCACGCCTCGCTTGGTATTGGGCACACCCGCTGGGCTACCCACGGCGAGCCTAATGATGTAAATGCCCACCCTCACTACTCCGGCAATAAAGAGTTGGCTATTATCCACAATGGCATTATTGAAAACTACGATTCGCTACGAACGGAGCTTATTAATAAAGGCCATCAGTTTGAAAGTGAGACGGATACCGAAGTACTCATCCACTTTATTGAAGACATCAAAAAACACGAAAATCTTTCGTTGGAAGAATCTGTGCGGGTAGCCTTAACCCGAGTGATTGGAGCTTATGCCATCTGTATAGTTTCTGCCTCGGAACCCAATACGCTGATTGCCGCCCGGAAAGGCAGTCCCCTTGTGCTCGGACTGGGAAAAGAAAAAGGTGAGTTCTTTCTGGCTTCGGATGCCACCCCGATTGTAGAGTACACCAGCGATGTAGTGTATTTGAATGATAATGAAGTTTGTGTCATCAAGAACGAGAAGTTTACTATCAAAGACATTCACACCGAATTGGAGACTGCTCCGTATATTCAAACGTTAGATATTGAACTGGAGGCGATTGAGAAAGGTGGTTTTGAGCACTTTATGCTCAAGGAGATCTACGAGCAGCCCAAATCCATTAGCGATTGTATGCGCGGGCGATTAAATGCCGAAACCAGTACTATGATGCTGGGGGGCATTCGCGAGTACATTGATAATATGGTGGATGCCAACCGCATTATCATCATCGGCTGCGGAACTTCTTGGCACGCCGGACTGGTAGCTGAGTATATTTTTGAAGACCTGTGCCGCATTCCGGTAGAAGTAGAGTACGCCTCGGAGTTCCGTTACCGCAATCCGGTTATCAATCCGGGCGACGTAGTGATTGCTATTTCTCAGTCAGGAGAAACTGCGGATACCCTGGCGGCCATTGAGTTAGCGAAAGCCCAGGGAGCCATTGTGCTAGGAGTTTGCAATGTGGTAGGTTCATCCATTGCTCGGGCATCTCACGCTGGTTCGTACACCCACGCCGGCCCTGAAATTGGCGTTGCCAGTACGAAGGCGTTTACTGCTCAGCTCACTGTACTTACTATGTTTGCCCTGCTGGTTGGTCGTAAGAAAGGAACCTTAGATGAAGCATTTTATCAGACGCTGTTGCAGGAGATGGATGAAATACCGGAAAAAGTAGAAAAAGCTCTCGAATTAAACGCCCACATCAAATATATCTCAGACATCTATAAAGATGCTACTAACGCTATTTATTTGGGAAGAGGGCATAACTTTCCGGTAGCACTGGAAGGAGCTCTAAAATTAAAAGAGATTAGCTATATCCACGCCGAAGGGTATCCGGCAGCAGAAATGAAGCATGGTCCCATTGCTTTAATTGACAAAGAAATGCCCGTAGTAGTAGTCGCTACCCAAGATAGCTCCTACGAAAAAGTGGTTTCCAACATTCAGGAAGTGAAAGCTCGTAAGGGACAGGTAATTGCCGTAGTTACGGAAGGAGATAGTTTGATTGCCAACATGGCCGATCATGTGTTAGAAATCCCAGCTACAAATCAGTTGCTTACACCACTGGTATCAGTGATTCCGCTTCAATTGCTTTCGTACCACATCGCCGTGTTACGCAATTGCAACGTAGATCAACCCCGAAATTTAGCCAAATCAGTAACGGTAGAATAA
- the murB gene encoding UDP-N-acetylmuramate dehydrogenase, protein MTPSIITLSDKKGKVFAVIKKKAGMEVASNISLKDYNTFGIDAVARHLVKVSSVEKLQDVLKQDRWKETPKLILGGGSNVLFTSPEVELVVKMDIRGIEVIEENDDFVWIKVGAGENWHELVMYCIDQGWGGVENLSLIPGTVGAAPMQNIGAYGVEIKDVFTQLEAVDIETATLRTFNPEECKFGYRESVFKNIYKEKYIIASVNFRLNKRPQINTSYGAIEEVLTERLGSTGAKSASIRDVSEAVIHIRQSKLPDPNKIGNAGSFFKNPVVPRAKFEGLQQQFTSVPGYPVSESKVKVPAGWLIEQAGWKGKRFGNVGVHNRQALVLVNFGSAQGEEIKKLAYDIQQSVQEKFGILIQPEVNIV, encoded by the coding sequence ATGACACCTAGTATCATAACACTAAGCGACAAGAAAGGTAAAGTTTTTGCAGTAATTAAGAAAAAGGCTGGAATGGAAGTAGCTTCAAATATCTCGTTAAAAGACTATAATACCTTTGGAATAGACGCTGTTGCCCGTCATTTGGTGAAAGTTAGCTCCGTAGAAAAACTACAGGATGTACTGAAGCAAGATCGGTGGAAAGAAACTCCTAAGCTGATTTTGGGAGGTGGGAGCAATGTGCTGTTTACTTCGCCTGAGGTGGAATTAGTCGTGAAGATGGATATTCGAGGTATTGAGGTAATAGAGGAAAACGATGACTTTGTGTGGATTAAAGTTGGAGCCGGAGAAAACTGGCACGAGTTGGTGATGTATTGCATCGATCAGGGATGGGGTGGGGTAGAAAACCTCTCGCTAATTCCGGGAACGGTAGGAGCGGCTCCCATGCAGAATATTGGTGCCTACGGAGTAGAAATTAAAGATGTTTTCACTCAATTGGAAGCCGTGGATATTGAAACGGCTACCCTAAGAACCTTTAATCCTGAAGAATGTAAGTTTGGTTATCGGGAGAGCGTGTTCAAAAATATTTACAAAGAAAAGTACATTATCGCCTCAGTGAACTTTCGCTTGAATAAACGCCCTCAAATCAACACATCCTACGGAGCAATTGAGGAAGTACTCACCGAACGACTAGGGTCAACCGGAGCAAAGTCAGCGAGTATTCGCGATGTGAGCGAAGCGGTAATTCATATCCGCCAGAGTAAGTTGCCCGATCCTAACAAAATTGGTAATGCCGGAAGCTTCTTCAAGAATCCGGTTGTTCCTCGAGCTAAATTCGAGGGCTTGCAGCAACAATTTACTAGTGTTCCTGGCTATCCAGTATCGGAAAGCAAAGTGAAGGTTCCGGCGGGTTGGTTGATTGAGCAAGCGGGGTGGAAAGGAAAACGGTTCGGCAATGTAGGAGTCCACAACCGCCAAGCACTAGTGCTGGTAAACTTCGGATCGGCCCAAGGAGAAGAAATCAAAAAATTGGCCTACGACATTCAGCAGTCAGTACAAGAAAAGTTTGGTATTCTAATTCAGCCGGAGGTGAATATTGTATGA
- a CDS encoding BT_3928 family protein, producing the protein MVKHIARILVGGLFIFSGLVKLNDPVGTAIKLEEYFEVFAVDFASFFSAFVPLALGLSVFLSVLEVALGVAVLINYRMKITTWVLLGLIVFFTFLTFYSAFFNKVTDCGCFGDFIKLTPWESFTKDIILLVLILILFVNRNRFNEVFSLKASHLTVAITAVVCTFLGIYAIRHLPYFDFRAYYVGANIPQLMQPSEALRYKYIMEKDGETAEFTEYPTEGGYEFKEMVLLNPEAQPKITDYSVWNDEGEFTQGTFEENKLAIVMYDVNKANQEAIAEIQQLIATLPDNVEPIILTASGEEVYSEFLATHPDFTTPHYYADATVLKTIIRANPGIVLLSDGVVQGKWHYNDTPSVDDLQ; encoded by the coding sequence ATGGTGAAGCACATTGCTAGAATATTGGTCGGCGGATTGTTTATATTCTCCGGCTTGGTGAAGCTGAACGACCCGGTAGGTACGGCGATTAAGCTGGAAGAATACTTTGAAGTGTTCGCTGTGGACTTTGCCTCTTTTTTCAGTGCGTTTGTACCGCTGGCACTGGGACTTTCGGTATTTCTAAGCGTACTAGAAGTAGCGTTGGGCGTAGCCGTGCTGATTAACTATCGCATGAAAATCACCACCTGGGTGTTGCTAGGATTAATCGTCTTCTTTACTTTCCTAACGTTCTACTCAGCGTTCTTTAACAAAGTAACCGACTGCGGCTGCTTCGGCGATTTTATCAAACTCACGCCTTGGGAATCGTTTACTAAAGATATTATTCTGTTAGTGCTTATCCTCATCTTGTTCGTTAACCGAAACCGTTTTAACGAAGTATTTTCATTAAAGGCCAGCCACCTTACTGTGGCGATTACCGCAGTAGTTTGCACTTTTCTAGGCATCTACGCCATTCGACACCTTCCTTACTTTGATTTTCGGGCGTATTACGTCGGAGCTAATATTCCCCAACTAATGCAGCCTTCCGAAGCTCTACGCTATAAATACATCATGGAAAAAGATGGGGAAACTGCCGAGTTTACCGAATACCCTACCGAAGGCGGTTACGAGTTCAAGGAAATGGTATTGCTCAACCCTGAAGCCCAGCCCAAAATTACCGACTATAGCGTGTGGAACGATGAAGGCGAGTTTACCCAAGGCACCTTTGAAGAAAATAAGCTGGCGATTGTAATGTACGATGTGAATAAAGCCAACCAAGAGGCTATTGCTGAAATTCAGCAGCTAATTGCTACCTTACCCGACAATGTAGAACCGATCATACTCACAGCTTCTGGAGAGGAGGTATACAGTGAGTTTCTAGCAACGCATCCTGATTTTACCACTCCGCACTACTACGCCGACGCCACCGTTCTCAAAACAATTATCCGGGCTAATCCGGGGATAGTCTTATTATCCGATGGGGTAGTTCAAGGCAAGTGGCATTACAATGATACTCCTTCGGTTGACGATTTACAATGA
- a CDS encoding TonB-dependent receptor has translation MTQRFIFILICSVLATVSSSVFSQNTGEISGFVRDARTEEPLIGVTVRLESSTLGSTTDINGFYTIKDIPTQSFNITASYVGYQSSTRYNVVVRSGGNPNLNFTLEEAVDELSEVVVQASPFEKRQETPNSIQRLSQEEIATYPGGNNDIARVVQSLPGVSGSVGFRNDVIIRGGAPNENVYYLDGVEIPNINHFATQGSAGGPVGLLNVSFIEGVTLSTSSFPAQYDNVLSGVLQFDQRNGDPQNRRLNFRLGASEAALTLEGPLFKKPAEDSLANTTFIFSVRRSYLQFLFQLIDLPFLPDYWDYQYKINHKIDDRNEINLIGVGSLDDFRINPPDDITQDQQATLDQVPVIQQWTSTIGVSWRKRFREGKGFFRATLSGNILNNNFRQFADNVNETDLVFRNESVEDENKLRFELTNFLNDWTLNSGFLAQYSRYENTTTDVTNDVSFETNLDFFRYGVFAQASRSFFNERFTPSFGFRVDGNTFTDDGNNVLNTFSPRVSLAYNASSRWTLNASWGRYYKILPYTVLGFQNQDGEFANRDGDYTRSDHYVAGLEFLPRRSTRLTLEGFYKDYANYPVSVRDGVSLANLGGDFSVLGNEEITTDGQGRTYGLEFLLQQKLARNFYGILAYTLYWSEFTGVDGIFRPSLWDNRHLLTFTGGYKLPRNWEIGLRVRYLGPAPFAPVDIETSTDTYPIFFFDYDLLGDTRLGAFNQTDIRVDKKWNFTRWTLNLFFEIQNVLGSNLPQPPSYVLARTDAGQIAQPRNLVEVDETDNSATLPTIGIVIDFSW, from the coding sequence ATGACTCAACGTTTTATTTTTATTCTCATTTGCTCTGTGCTAGCAACGGTATCTAGTTCAGTATTTTCTCAAAATACCGGAGAGATTAGCGGGTTTGTGCGCGATGCCCGAACCGAAGAACCGCTTATTGGGGTAACCGTGCGTTTGGAAAGCAGCACGCTAGGAAGCACCACTGACATCAATGGTTTCTACACAATTAAAGATATTCCTACGCAATCGTTCAATATTACGGCTTCTTACGTAGGTTATCAGTCGAGTACCCGCTACAACGTGGTAGTACGGTCGGGTGGAAACCCCAACTTAAACTTTACGCTAGAAGAAGCCGTGGATGAGCTAAGCGAAGTGGTGGTGCAAGCCAGCCCGTTTGAAAAACGCCAAGAAACTCCAAATTCTATTCAGCGGCTATCGCAGGAGGAAATCGCTACGTATCCGGGAGGTAACAATGATATTGCCAGGGTAGTACAGTCGCTTCCGGGCGTATCAGGGTCGGTAGGTTTTCGGAATGATGTGATTATTCGGGGCGGGGCTCCCAACGAAAATGTGTATTACCTCGACGGGGTGGAAATTCCCAATATTAACCACTTTGCTACTCAGGGCAGTGCCGGAGGCCCTGTCGGTTTGCTCAACGTTTCTTTCATTGAAGGAGTGACTTTGAGTACCAGTTCCTTCCCCGCTCAGTACGATAATGTGCTATCGGGAGTGCTCCAGTTCGATCAGCGGAATGGTGATCCTCAGAATCGACGGCTGAACTTTCGGTTAGGAGCTAGCGAAGCCGCTCTCACGTTAGAAGGGCCACTGTTTAAGAAACCGGCCGAAGATTCTTTAGCGAATACTACTTTCATTTTTTCGGTGCGTCGCTCCTACCTTCAGTTTCTGTTTCAACTCATTGACTTACCTTTTTTACCCGATTACTGGGATTATCAGTACAAAATCAATCATAAAATTGATGACCGCAACGAAATCAACCTGATTGGAGTTGGTTCGCTGGACGATTTTCGGATTAACCCTCCCGATGACATTACGCAGGATCAACAGGCTACGCTAGATCAAGTGCCCGTCATTCAGCAGTGGACTAGTACAATTGGAGTAAGCTGGCGCAAACGGTTCCGAGAAGGCAAAGGGTTCTTCCGAGCTACCCTAAGCGGGAATATTTTGAACAATAACTTCCGGCAGTTTGCCGATAATGTGAATGAAACGGATTTGGTTTTCAGGAATGAATCGGTAGAAGATGAAAACAAGTTGCGTTTTGAGCTAACCAATTTTCTTAACGACTGGACGCTTAACAGCGGTTTTCTGGCGCAATACTCTCGCTACGAAAATACTACCACCGACGTGACAAACGATGTATCCTTCGAAACCAATCTGGACTTCTTTCGCTACGGAGTATTTGCTCAGGCTTCTCGCTCGTTTTTCAATGAGCGTTTTACCCCATCGTTTGGCTTTCGGGTAGACGGTAATACGTTTACTGACGACGGCAATAACGTGCTAAATACCTTCTCGCCCCGCGTTTCGCTGGCGTACAATGCTTCTTCTCGGTGGACACTTAATGCTTCTTGGGGGCGGTACTACAAAATTTTGCCCTACACCGTATTAGGGTTTCAGAACCAAGACGGTGAATTTGCTAACCGCGACGGAGATTACACCCGAAGCGACCACTACGTAGCCGGTTTAGAGTTTTTACCCCGCCGATCTACTCGCTTAACCCTGGAAGGCTTCTATAAAGATTACGCCAATTATCCGGTATCGGTACGAGACGGCGTTTCACTGGCTAACCTTGGCGGAGATTTTTCGGTACTGGGCAACGAAGAAATAACCACCGATGGTCAGGGACGAACTTACGGACTGGAATTTTTACTACAGCAAAAGCTAGCTCGCAACTTTTACGGTATTCTAGCCTACACCCTCTACTGGAGCGAGTTCACTGGGGTAGATGGAATTTTTCGCCCGTCGCTTTGGGACAACCGTCACTTACTGACCTTCACCGGAGGGTATAAGCTACCGCGCAACTGGGAAATTGGTTTACGGGTTCGCTACTTAGGACCTGCTCCCTTCGCTCCGGTTGATATAGAAACTTCTACCGATACGTACCCTATTTTCTTTTTTGACTACGATCTGCTTGGCGATACGCGTTTAGGTGCATTTAACCAGACTGATATTAGAGTAGATAAAAAGTGGAACTTTACCCGTTGGACACTCAACTTATTTTTTGAAATTCAGAATGTGCTAGGAAGTAATTTACCTCAACCTCCTTCTTATGTATTGGCTCGTACTGATGCCGGGCAAATTGCTCAACCTCGCAACCTGGTAGAGGTAGATGAAACTGATAACAGTGCTACATTGCCAACAATAGGCATTGTGATTGATTTTTCGTGGTAA
- the cdaA gene encoding diadenylate cyclase CdaA, translating into MIYLFYIGFLEVNWNDIFDILLVSVLLYQVYKLMRGSVALSIFFGFLTLYLFYLVVRAAQMELLSTILGQFMEVGVLAAIILFQQEIRKFLLLLGKTTTINRDNFFNTFWRRKEEQGKLNLTPIVDAAKSLSGSNTGALIVFSKNSPLKFYAKSGDEIDATVSKRLLLSIFNKYSPLHDGAVIIFEGKIKAARCILPVTEQENLPAELGLRHRAAIGMTEITDSLVLVVSEETGQMSIVVNGEIYRNLSTKELRQRINQYMLEERDEEEFIIDQAKAEEEAFIQKKEEKLEKKDKKAKTDTKVKVDDSIEAETTSSS; encoded by the coding sequence TTGATTTATCTTTTTTACATAGGGTTTTTAGAAGTTAACTGGAACGATATCTTCGATATACTGCTGGTAAGCGTACTGTTGTACCAAGTATACAAGCTGATGCGCGGCAGTGTGGCTCTAAGTATATTCTTCGGATTTTTAACCTTGTACCTTTTTTACCTAGTAGTAAGAGCCGCTCAGATGGAGTTGCTATCTACTATTTTGGGTCAGTTTATGGAAGTTGGGGTGTTGGCCGCCATTATTCTGTTTCAGCAGGAGATTCGGAAATTTTTATTGCTGCTGGGAAAAACAACGACTATTAACCGCGACAATTTTTTTAATACCTTTTGGCGAAGAAAAGAAGAGCAAGGCAAGCTAAATCTCACTCCGATTGTTGATGCTGCTAAAAGCCTGAGTGGTTCCAATACCGGAGCACTGATCGTTTTCTCTAAAAATTCTCCTCTAAAATTTTACGCTAAGTCTGGCGATGAAATTGATGCAACGGTATCAAAACGCTTGTTGCTGTCTATTTTTAACAAGTACAGTCCGTTGCACGATGGAGCTGTTATCATTTTTGAAGGAAAGATTAAAGCGGCTCGCTGCATACTACCGGTTACGGAGCAGGAAAACCTCCCAGCCGAACTGGGACTGCGCCACCGAGCCGCTATTGGCATGACAGAAATAACCGATTCACTGGTGCTGGTAGTTTCGGAAGAAACCGGGCAGATGTCGATAGTGGTGAACGGGGAGATTTACCGCAACCTTTCTACCAAAGAACTACGGCAGCGTATTAATCAGTACATGCTGGAAGAGCGCGATGAGGAAGAGTTCATCATCGATCAGGCCAAAGCGGAAGAGGAAGCGTTCATTCAGAAGAAAGAAGAAAAGCTGGAGAAGAAAGACAAGAAAGCCAAGACTGATACCAAGGTAAAGGTAGATGATAGTATAGAAGCTGAGACCACTAGCTCTTCGTAA
- a CDS encoding DUF433 domain-containing protein, which yields MSRLLERITIDDEICNGKPIIRGMRITVQTIVGFLLAGTSEKELLHQYPILEKEDIEACRQFTNRMMERSFTIRDLAA from the coding sequence ATGAGTAGGCTATTAGAAAGAATTACTATTGATGATGAAATTTGCAATGGTAAGCCAATTATTCGGGGCATGAGAATCACGGTACAGACCATTGTGGGGTTTCTACTAGCTGGAACCAGCGAAAAAGAACTGTTACATCAATATCCTATATTAGAGAAGGAAGATATTGAAGCCTGTCGGCAGTTTACTAATCGCATGATGGAGCGCAGTTTCACCATTCGCGACCTTGCTGCGTAG